From a region of the Rhipicephalus microplus isolate Deutch F79 chromosome X, USDA_Rmic, whole genome shotgun sequence genome:
- the LOC119161638 gene encoding uncharacterized protein LOC119161638, which produces MATFTYSDYDLVQCPYDPKHRVKRTRIDIHRSKCKKTVGQPCLRPCLFNATHLVPSMKSLFLHHLETWLDRSSTLPMRWEDVDRPYVVPVAGASRPFPEPEEMWEAGTPATYKPREPVSNR; this is translated from the coding sequence ATGGCTACATTCACCTACTCAGATTACGATCTGGTCCAGTGCCCTTACGACCCGAAACACAGGGTGAAGCGGACTCGGATTGACATCCACCGGTCAAAATGCAAGAAAACGGTCGGCCAGCCATGCCTCAGGCCTTGTTTGTTCAACGCCACCCATCTCGTGCCATCCATGAAGAGCCTGTTTCTCCACCACCTTGAGACATGGCTTGACCGGTCGTCGACATTGCCGATGAGATGGGAGGATGTGGACAGGCCCTATGTGGTTCCAGTCGCCGGCGCTTCACGGCCGTTCCCCGAACCAGAAGAAATGTGGGAAGCGGGGACCCCCGCAACGTACAAGCCACGAGAGCCCGTCAGTAACCGTTAG